The following proteins are co-located in the Fusobacteria bacterium ZRK30 genome:
- a CDS encoding thioesterase family protein, translating into MLKKDLSYTLEKVINSSETAIKMESGGLDVFSTPNLIAFMEKAAFLSVEKYLDKENTTVGISVNAKHLKANLVGDKLSCIATLNEIDGKKLSFEIVVIHEETIVGSCFHDRFIVNKEKFINKLIKR; encoded by the coding sequence ATGTTAAAAAAAGATCTGTCTTATACATTAGAAAAAGTTATAAATTCATCGGAAACTGCCATAAAAATGGAATCTGGCGGATTAGATGTTTTTTCTACTCCAAATTTAATTGCTTTTATGGAAAAAGCTGCATTTCTTAGTGTTGAAAAATACCTGGATAAAGAAAATACCACAGTAGGTATATCTGTAAATGCTAAACATCTAAAAGCTAACTTGGTAGGAGATAAATTAAGTTGTATTGCTACATTAAACGAGATCGATGGAAAAAAACTTTCTTTCGAAATTGTTGTAATCCACGAAGAAACTATCGTAGGAAGTTGTTTCCATGACAGATTTATTGTCAACAAGGAAAAATTTATAAATAAATTAATTAAAAGATAG